From a single Phalacrocorax carbo chromosome 10, bPhaCar2.1, whole genome shotgun sequence genomic region:
- the TNFRSF17 gene encoding tumor necrosis factor receptor superfamily member 17, translating to MAHCPKNEYFDNLLLSCKPCHLRCSSTPPPSCENYCDKSTDSSGVLWIYLGSGIILMLTLFTLMVLFKWKHLKHLKEKLKNTDSSVELNNILKANTESSVSTEGIRHSLQHETLMYSVEECTCSDCGLVKPQTGCETSFPLPATEEGATVLVTTKSFDYCNYILGAG from the exons ATGGCACACTGCCCCAAAAATGAATACTTTGATAATTTGCTGCTCTCTTGTAAGCCTTGTCATCTTCGATGTTCTAGTACACCGCCACCTTCATGTGAAAACTACTGTGATAAAA GTACTGATTCAAGTGGAGTTCTTTGGATTTATTTGGGCTCAGGAATAATTTTAATGCTCACTCTGTTTACCTTAATGGTCTTGTTTAAATGGAAGCACCTAAAGCACctaaaggaaaaactgaaaaacacag ACTCTTCTGTGGAGCTGAATAATATTCTCAAGGCCAATACTGAAAGCAGTGTGAGTACAGAGGGAATTAGACACTCACTTCAACATGAAACATTAATGTATTCAGTGGAAGAATGCACTTGCAGTGATTGTGGCTTGGTAAAACCTCAGACTGGCTGTGAAACTTCATTTCCATTACCAGCTACAGAAGAAGGAGCTACAGTTCTAGTTACCACAAAATCTTTTGATTATTGCAACTATATTCTTGGTGCTGGGTGA